The following nucleotide sequence is from Ailuropoda melanoleuca isolate Jingjing chromosome 12, ASM200744v2, whole genome shotgun sequence.
cctccacTCCCAGACTCACGGCTTAATATGCACCAGCTCCCGGAAATTGTCAGGGGTGTGGCTGGGGTCCCAGGGCTCAGCCGCCATGTACTTGTCCCGCGTCCATGTCATCTGGATTTTGTCAGTCCCAGTGGCAGACTCATCTTCCTCATCCGAGTACAGACTCTCCAGCCGCAGAGCTGAGTGCCGGTCCTTGACCAGCTGGGCCTGAGGAAAACCAGAGGTGTTCTTAGTGCTATGGGAAAAGGGGGAGCCTGGTGGGCCCAGCCTCTGGGAAATGGGTACCGACTTGGGGGAGGCTAGGTGGGGTGAGTCATTCTGATTCCCCGAACTGATGGTATCTCCAAAGCCTGAcctgccacccacccctgccccaaagGAGAAAGCCACTGACTTCTCGCTCCCGCTCTGTCTTCGTCAGCCTCATCTGCCGCAGCATCTGGGAGCGCTGTTCCATCATCAGTGTCCGCTCATAGGTGTATGCAGAGATGTCGCTGTTATGCTGGGGAGAGAGTGGACCAGGAGGAATGGGCTGCATGCGGTAGGGTATAACCAGGGCCACAGGGGCAGGTGACTCACCATCTCTACCACCTCCACCTCTGCCTCAAGGCGCAGGTGGTACAGGAAGACAGCCAGATCCTTCTTCATCTGGATGCTGTTGTCGTCCATCTGGGCCACGGTGAAGATGCGCATCCGGCATTTCCTCCACACCTGGGGCACAGGAGCAGGTAGGCGGTTTAGTCGCATTCTAGCCCTCCAAGCGCTGAACCCTTCCCGCCCGGGGCCACCCGCCTGGCCCACCTTGTGCTGGCGTAGCAGGAAGGGCAAGAGCATGAGCATGCCCCCGTCGTGCACAATCCACCAAACGTCAATGTGGCCCTCCAGGTAACGCTCATGGTTGCTGGGGTAGAAGGCGATGTTCTTGGGCACAAGCAGGGCCAGGTGGGCTGCCGTGGTGCAGCGCACAGTGTCTGGGGAAGAGGGCCACTGCTGAATGGCAGCCTGTGGCCCTCCGGCCGCCACCCTTACTTGATCCCCAGCGCCTCTCCCACATGGGTCAGCCCAGGACCTGTCCCGTCACGCACCAATAAAGGTCTTCCAGGCACGTGGGTCCTCACTCTGTCGCCAGCCATAGGGCCAGCCCAGCACCACAGAGTTATGCCTCATGCCGCCCAGGCCACAAGACTGGATGAGGTGGGCCAGCCCCTCTCGCACCTTGCTGGCTACCACGACCTGGCAGAAGCCTTTCACCTTCTCAATCTCCATCATGTTCTTGATTGTCTGTAGGGAACACACGAGGGTCAGAAGACAAGGCCATTAGTGTTCCCTCTGCTGGGCTCTCTCCCCACAGAACGacgtggaggggaggggaggggaggagaaggacgTAAGCTGCCCACCCAGAGGCCATGTTTTCAAGGTGGGACAGTCATACCCCCTAGCTCCAGTTCTCGGGGCAGCATGCTGGCCACCTGGCTGGCCAGGATCAGTCCCCTTCTCCTAGGAGTCAGCTGCAGCCCAGACACCTCTAGTCTGCCTCAGCACCCCGCCCCCTACAGCAGGCACCTGCTCGGCAGCCTGGGCCTCCCCATAGCTCTCCAAGAAGCTGCCCTGGATGACAGAACCGACGATGGTCAGGCCCTTGCCGGCCTTCAGCTGGGAGGCAAAAGTGAGGAGCCGTGGGTACTTCACGTGAAGGTCCTCGTCCAGCTTCAGCAGCACCAGCAGCTGAGGCCTGCAGGGGCCAGACAGACAGCCTGAGAGCTGGGCCACAGGTTTCCAGGgagcccctcttcttcctcctttctcagcTCACAGGCCCCCACAGGTTTGAGGAACAAGAATCCAAGGGCACCCCTGACAACCCCGGGACAAGGAACATGGACTAGGGAGGGAGACCCAGCACCTCTTGACCTCTCACCCTCACAGCACCCCCTGAGAACCTAGAGTGGCTCTTGCCAGCCTGGGTGTGAACTCACCGCCAGTTCTTGGTGTGAGGAGGCCCCTCCTCTAGCCGCAACAGTGCATAGCGGGCAGCACTCAGGGACAGGCCTCGGATCCCGTCACCCCATTCCTTTTCAGCCCTGTGGAGACCACCACGAGCTGGTAGAGCCCCTGGTCCCACTCGTGGGATTCTGTCCATGTGTATGTGAGATGGCGGGCAGCTAGCCCCTGAGTCACAgacccccagccctgcacccatGGTGGCTAGTAATAGATGGCTCAGCTCCCCCAAACCCGGCATACAGACCACCCCACCTGCCCTGACCAAGTGGCAGCCGTCACTCACCCTTGGTATTCGATGTACTTGTAGATCATGCCCGCAATGAGCATGGCAACCAGGGCATAGTACCAGGAGGAGACAAACATAAGGGCCAGGCAGAGGCTCATGCCCAGGAAGGACAGCGCCCTGGGCCAGAGTGGGGAAGGGCCAGAAATCAGGGAAAGATCAGTAAGGTCCCAAGCCAAGCCTCCAACACCCCAATCTCTCACCCATAGCAACCACTACTGAGGAAACTCAAACCCCATCCTGGATGGGGCTCCTGGCTTCCCCCAAAATTCTTGTGTCAGAGGACTTGGCTCGGGGGTCCAGTTGGCGCTTACCAGTGATAGTACTTGAACCGGGGCCGCCAGTTGGGTGTCCTTAGGAGTGTCTGCACAGCACAGGCCAGGTTCACGAACAGGTAACACATCAGAAAGAACCTGCAGCACAGGGAACAGTTGGTACAGAGTGGCCTCCTTGGCAGCCAGCTGCCCAATACACCTGCCCTTCCTCAGGCTGGGCCTGGACTAGGAACTGGGAGTGTCGTGGCCCCACCCTGTGTGGTCAGGTCTCCTCAGCCATACAGCCTGAGGCAGACGGGACTACTGTAGGGGTGCCCACAAAGCCAGCTCTTAGAGGACGGGCAAGTGTCTGCAGGCAGACAGGGTGGGAAGGGGGCTGTAGGCAGGGGGACCAGTGGCAAAGGATGGTGCCGAGGAGCGCTCAGTGTCCAGAGACAGCTAGACAATATTCAGGCCTCTGGCCCGGTGACCAGTTGCATGAAGGGCTGTCATGAATGTGGAGAGAACCTCGAGGGAATATGAAAGGCCCATTTTGCGTACACTGAAGTAGGGACACGTGAGGGACTCTGGTGGCTGTGGGAGACTGGGACATGGGAGCCTGCTACGTGAGCCCTCCAGCTGAGGAGTAcagggctgaggagagggggCACCAACATCCACCTTCAGCTGGCAGGAAAGGAAGGGCAGACAAGAAGGCAGGACAACTTACTAGAAAAGGCAGGCCAGGGGGCAGAAAACCCCAGAAGGGAGGAGTGGTCAGTCCCACTGGGACTGCAGGGAAGAACCACCTGATTAAGGCTGAGATACACCCTTTGGCTTGGACATTGAGAGATCACCACCTGATGAAGGTGGGAAGAACAGTTTCTGGTGTGCATTTATGGACGCGTGGAGCTGGGCAGCAGTGGGTGGAGGTGAGCtagggggagtgagagagcatgatTCCGGCAGGCCTGGCTGTGGCTGGGGGGCCACTTCAGGGGGAAAGGAGGACCTGTCAGGCCAAAGGCTGAGTGGGGCAGTGAGGGGTAGTCCTGTGATAACCGAACAAGCATGGCAGTCGAATGAGATGTCTGAGGAGAAATGGAGTAGCCACTGGCAGAGGGGAACATGGTACCCACAGGAGTTCTGCCTCAGGGACCCCCGGAATTTGCCACATGATGACCAACTCCCACAGGGCACTGGGGGACTCAAATGCCCAGCTGACTCCAGAACTTTAAAAGCAAACAACTCTGAAAACAGATGGGTGGGGCAGTGGTGGCTTCATCGAGGCACTTGGCACTCGATGCTCGCCCTGTCTGGGCGCAGAGGGCTCTGGCTGCCTGCTCTGGGAGTCCCCCATAGAGGACCATGGGCCCTGCTGGTGTCTGTAAAACCCCGTGTAACTGCCAGTTCACTCCTGCACCACCTCCATGCAGAAGTAGGCTGAGTTCTGCCATGCACACTTCTCCCCACACAGCCTGAGACGGCTCCCAGCTGTACCTTCAACACCAGACAGGGGCACAGGAAGGTGCTGGGGCCCCTGGATGAGGGGTGCTGAGGGTATAGGAACCCTTCCCAAGACCATCCCCCTGACCTGGCCCCAAGCTCACATGGATAGAATGGGGGCCACCATGTCAAGGGAGGCGATGAGGATGCCCAGCTCAGCAATGAGCGCAGTCAGGAGGAGTGCCCACGTTGGTTCACCATTTGCCTTTCCATGGCCAAATACCTGCATGCACCAGAGTCAGTGGGGTCAGCAAGGGAAGGCGCTGGTCCCATCACCCCTATGCCACACCTTGGGCCACAAGCCACAGCCTGGCCTCCATCATCCCCAAGTCCCTCTTCTGGGGGCTTAGGTCACATCCACGCCTGCCCTGATAGGTACCACAAGTTTCTCTGCCCTCCCATCTCTCCAGGCCTCTCTGCTGTAGATAAGCCATAAAAGGCCATGAGGATTCTAGGCCCAAGTAGCTCTGCCAACAGCAGGGCAGGGCCGGGGCCAGGACAGCTCCCAGCAACTTCCCACAGATGGCTACATGGCCCCGTACCACTACAGGCCACAGCAGGATGCAATGCATCCATATCCCGTACCTCTCTACCCCCACCAATGTGAGAGGCCAGCAGCACCCAGGCTGGGGGGGAGTGCAGATGGGCTCACCCTGAGGAAGGGAATGATGTTGTCCTTGGCGATGGCCTGCAACAGGCGCGGTGCCCCAGTGAGGCTTTGCAGGCCAGCACCACACGTTGAGAAGAAGGAGCCGATGACGATGACCCAGGGCGAAGGCCAGGCCAGTGTGCCCACCACCAGGTTTCTGCTGACGCCATCACCATACCTGCAGGGGCCAGGCTCAGGCCATGCTCTATGCAAGGAGCCCCCAAACCCTGGGTGGGGCTGCCCAGAGTAAGAGATGTCAGCAGTCAGGAAGGATGGCTATGGTGGGCAGAGCTCTGGCCCCTCAGCAGAGAAGACTAGTTCATCAGACCCTATCCTTTCCCTCAGCCCAGCCCTGGTCCTGATGCCACCATCCTCTCCGAAGAAAAAGTGCTGGTGGGGCCAGACTCACCTGGTGGCACAGACCACCACTGGCAACCAGCAGCCTGAGGACATGTGTGGGACCACGTGTACGAGGGGAGCTGGTGTCAGGGCAGGCAAAAGCTGAGCCCCCTGCCACAGGGAGGGGCCCAGCTCACTCACTTGTCCCGGAGTACCACACCCTCGATGCAGGCACCAAAGAGAACCACACTGCTGAAGTCTGCAGCCGTGTCAAGGAAAGCTAGGCCTCCACTGCCACTGCTGCCCCCACAAGCCCCTCGCCCCAGCAGATGGCTGGCATACACCCCTCGAGCACATGCACATGAAGAATGAGGTATGTATGCGACCACGcatgggtggtgtgtgtgtgcctgccaGCTGGTGCCTTATGTGCAGACAAGGGCCTCCCGCCTCTCTCCCCATCCACCTGCGCCCTGGGAAAGGATACACACAAGGGAGGTTGTAACAATGGCCAGAATGGTCCCCACAGGGATGGACTTCTGGGCATCACGGAGGTCCCCGGAGCGGTTTGAGCCAGCCATAATGCCTCCAAAAACAACAAGACACCCTCAGGGGCTCCCCAGGAGTGAGGGCAGGGCCGGGTGGGCAGACAAGAGGTACTCACCTGTTACGGAGGGAAAGAAGATGCCAACCAGCACGGTGAAGGATGTGGCGATGTCAGCCACCACGTACAGGGGCAGGCTCTCCTTCAGGCCAAGGGCATCTGTGGAAGGCAGCCCGTGCTTCTCCACGACCTCACCCTTCTCCAGGTAGGCGCTCCACAAGTTTTCTGTGGGGGCAGCAGCATCAGCACCGTGGCCCTGCTTGCTTCCCAGGGGCAGTTTGGGGCAGCCCAGGCAGAGGCTGCAGACCTAAGAGGCTTTGGGAGTTCGGGATGTGGGGGGGCGGCATCGGCCACAAGGAAGGAGCGGTCTTGACAGAAGTCTGACAGGCAAAGGTGGCTGAACCACCATCGACCAGAGCCTCGCCACTGCCTGCCTCCTACACAGAGGCCCTTTATGGCTCCTGTGAGAACAATCCCAGGCAGCGTCAGAGGCGggtggctggggagagaggggctaCCAGAACTTTCTAGGGGCTGCCGCATTCCTGGGATACTGGCCAAATGGGCTCTGTTCACCCAAAACCTAGCTGCCAGGAGCAAGGCTGAGAGGACACTGCTGGGCCGGGAAGGCAGCCAGACCTGCCCCCCATTCCTGAGCTG
It contains:
- the SLC12A4 gene encoding solute carrier family 12 member 4 isoform X2, whose product is MPHFTVVPVDGPRRGDYDNLEGLSWVDYGERAEREDSDGHGNHRESSPFLCPLEASRGSDYYDRNLALFEEELDIRPKVSSLLGKLVSYTNLTQGAKEHEEAESGEGTRRRAAKTYIAPPAAIFYPTGAHDTSSATLNNMRVYGTIFLTFMTLVVFVGVKYVNKFASLFLACVIISILSIYAGGIKSIFDPPVFPVCMLGNRTLSRDQFDVCAKTTMMNNETVATQLWNLFCHSPNLTTDSCDPYFLVNNVTEIPGIPGAAAGVLQENLWSAYLEKGEVVEKHGLPSTDALGLKESLPLYVVADIATSFTVLVGIFFPSVTGIMAGSNRSGDLRDAQKSIPVGTILAIVTTSLVYFSSVVLFGACIEGVVLRDKYGDGVSRNLVVGTLAWPSPWVIVIGSFFSTCGAGLQSLTGAPRLLQAIAKDNIIPFLRVFGHGKANGEPTWALLLTALIAELGILIASLDMVAPILSMFFLMCYLFVNLACAVQTLLRTPNWRPRFKYYHWALSFLGMSLCLALMFVSSWYYALVAMLIAGMIYKYIEYQGAEKEWGDGIRGLSLSAARYALLRLEEGPPHTKNWRPQLLVLLKLDEDLHVKYPRLLTFASQLKAGKGLTIVGSVIQGSFLESYGEAQAAEQTIKNMMEIEKVKGFCQVVVASKVREGLAHLIQSCGLGGMRHNSVVLGWPYGWRQSEDPRAWKTFIDTVRCTTAAHLALLVPKNIAFYPSNHERYLEGHIDVWWIVHDGGMLMLLPFLLRQHKVWRKCRMRIFTVAQMDDNSIQMKKDLAVFLYHLRLEAEVEVVEMHNSDISAYTYERTLMMEQRSQMLRQMRLTKTEREREAQLVKDRHSALRLESLYSDEEDESATGTDKIQMTWTRDKYMAAEPWDPSHTPDNFRELVHIKPDQSNVRRMHTAVKLNEVIVTRSHDARLVLLNMPGPPKNSEGDENYMEFLEVLTEGLERVLLVRGGGREVITIYS
- the SLC12A4 gene encoding solute carrier family 12 member 4 isoform X1, whose protein sequence is MPHFTVVPVDGPRRGDYDNLEGLSWVDYGERAEREDSDGHGNHRESSPFLCPLEASRGSDYYDRNLALFEEELDIRPKVSSLLGKLVSYTNLTQGAKEHEEAESGEGTRRRAAKAPSMGTLMGVYLPCLQNIFGVILFLRLTWMVGTAGVLQALLIVLICCCCTLLTAISMSAIATNGVVPAGGSYFMISRSLGPEFGGAVGLCFYLGTTFAAAMYILGAIEILLTYIAPPAAIFYPTGAHDTSSATLNNMRVYGTIFLTFMTLVVFVGVKYVNKFASLFLACVIISILSIYAGGIKSIFDPPVFPVCMLGNRTLSRDQFDVCAKTTMMNNETVATQLWNLFCHSPNLTTDSCDPYFLVNNVTEIPGIPGAAAGVLQENLWSAYLEKGEVVEKHGLPSTDALGLKESLPLYVVADIATSFTVLVGIFFPSVTGIMAGSNRSGDLRDAQKSIPVGTILAIVTTSLVYFSSVVLFGACIEGVVLRDKYGDGVSRNLVVGTLAWPSPWVIVIGSFFSTCGAGLQSLTGAPRLLQAIAKDNIIPFLRVFGHGKANGEPTWALLLTALIAELGILIASLDMVAPILSMFFLMCYLFVNLACAVQTLLRTPNWRPRFKYYHWALSFLGMSLCLALMFVSSWYYALVAMLIAGMIYKYIEYQGAEKEWGDGIRGLSLSAARYALLRLEEGPPHTKNWRPQLLVLLKLDEDLHVKYPRLLTFASQLKAGKGLTIVGSVIQGSFLESYGEAQAAEQTIKNMMEIEKVKGFCQVVVASKVREGLAHLIQSCGLGGMRHNSVVLGWPYGWRQSEDPRAWKTFIDTVRCTTAAHLALLVPKNIAFYPSNHERYLEGHIDVWWIVHDGGMLMLLPFLLRQHKVWRKCRMRIFTVAQMDDNSIQMKKDLAVFLYHLRLEAEVEVVEMHNSDISAYTYERTLMMEQRSQMLRQMRLTKTEREREAQLVKDRHSALRLESLYSDEEDESATGTDKIQMTWTRDKYMAAEPWDPSHTPDNFRELVHIKPDQSNVRRMHTAVKLNEVIVTRSHDARLVLLNMPGPPKNSEGDENYMEFLEVLTEGLERVLLVRGGGREVITIYS